In the Helianthus annuus cultivar XRQ/B chromosome 11, HanXRQr2.0-SUNRISE, whole genome shotgun sequence genome, one interval contains:
- the LOC118479221 gene encoding F-box/kelch-repeat protein At3g23880-like isoform X2: protein MAELALDVVERILPLLDVKDIIRCKSVCKSWRSVILSLRFVKAHLNNAYTNDRNNHELGHRRVCLRGIRGEDSWFLLDYIHIVGSCNGLLCVSPIGVKFVVINPSTREHKKLPTPPFQPHVHKLAMTREVACWGFGYDSSSDDYKVIAGFMKKFDSKRTSFLVLTLKSNTWKVIGQVKYSIYEGRSGVFYGGALHWFMTHKNLKKVIISLDLSTEEFKEIPMPDVYMLYFDSYRLGVIEECLCIYSIRSPLSTKKWVMKNNKWELYIDNHCQTKYDVAHYFPIRKESHMTSRYYVDDGTPVPINGDYIRASIFVKSLVSPHPHVNHDNNNNHYDEHKRIAKVQEVTESVESGAKGHIRKRKKKRRSKRSCKHKKPLV, encoded by the exons ATGGCAGAGCTTGCGCTTGATGTGGTTGAGCGGATACTGCCACTATTGGATGTGAAAGATATAATCCGATGCAAGAGCGTGTGTAAGTCATGGCGATCTGTTATATTAAGTCTTCGTTTTGTTAAAGCTCACTTGAACAATGCTTACACGAATGATCGTAACAATCATGAACTTGGACACAGAAGGGTCTGTCTTCGCGGAATTCGCGGTGAAGACAGTTGGTTTTTATTGGACTACATTCATATTGTTGGTTCTTGTAATGGCTTGTTATGTGTTTCCCCTATAGGTGTTAAGTTTGTAGTAATCAATCCTTCGACCAGGGAACACAAGAAACTCCCGACGCCGCCCTTTCAGCCTCATGTGCACAAACTTGCAATGACCAGGGAAGTAGCATGTTGGGGATTTGGTTATGATTCGTCTTCAGATGATTACAAGGTTATAGCAGGGTTCATGAAAAAATTTGATTCAAAGCGGACGAGTTTTCTCGTGTTAACATTGAAATCGAATACTTGGAAAGTTATTGGACAAGTAAAGTATAGTATTTATGAAGGTAGATCCGGTGTCTTTTATGGTGGGGCACTTCACTGGTTCATGACTCATAAAAATCTCAAGAAAGTAATTATTTCTTTGGATTTATCTACAGAGGAATTCAAAGAAATTCCCATGCCAGAtgtttatatgttatattttgaCAGTTATAGACTAGGGGTTATAGAAGAATGTCTATGCATATATTCGATCCGTTCCCCTCTGTCTACTAAGAAATGGGTAATGAAAAACAACAAGTGGGAACTATATATTGATAATCATTGTCAGACCAAGTATGATGTTGCACACTACTTTCCGATTAGGAAGGAATCACACATGACGAGTAGATATTATGTTGATGATGGTACCCCTGTGCCCATCAATGGGGACTATATTCGTGCTAGTATATTTGTCAAGAGCCTCGTATCTCCCCATCcccatgttaatcatgataataataataatcattatGATGAGCACAAGAGAATTGCCAAG GTGCAGGAAGTTACTGAGAGTGTTGAAAGCGGTGCCAAGGGCCACAtaagaaaaaggaagaagaagaggaggaGCAAGAGGTCGTGTAAGCATAAAAAGCCTCTCGTTTGA
- the LOC118479221 gene encoding F-box/kelch-repeat protein At3g23880-like isoform X1 — MAELALDVVERILPLLDVKDIIRCKSVCKSWRSVILSLRFVKAHLNNAYTNDRNNHELGHRRVCLRGIRGEDSWFLLDYIHIVGSCNGLLCVSPIGVKFVVINPSTREHKKLPTPPFQPHVHKLAMTREVACWGFGYDSSSDDYKVIAGFMKKFDSKRTSFLVLTLKSNTWKVIGQVKYSIYEGRSGVFYGGALHWFMTHKNLKKVIISLDLSTEEFKEIPMPDVYMLYFDSYRLGVIEECLCIYSIRSPLSTKKWVMKNNKWELYIDNHCQTKYDVAHYFPIRKESHMTSRYYVDDGTPVPINGDYIRASIFVKSLVSPHPHVNHDNNNNHYDEHKRIAKQVQEVTESVESGAKGHIRKRKKKRRSKRSCKHKKPLV; from the exons ATGGCAGAGCTTGCGCTTGATGTGGTTGAGCGGATACTGCCACTATTGGATGTGAAAGATATAATCCGATGCAAGAGCGTGTGTAAGTCATGGCGATCTGTTATATTAAGTCTTCGTTTTGTTAAAGCTCACTTGAACAATGCTTACACGAATGATCGTAACAATCATGAACTTGGACACAGAAGGGTCTGTCTTCGCGGAATTCGCGGTGAAGACAGTTGGTTTTTATTGGACTACATTCATATTGTTGGTTCTTGTAATGGCTTGTTATGTGTTTCCCCTATAGGTGTTAAGTTTGTAGTAATCAATCCTTCGACCAGGGAACACAAGAAACTCCCGACGCCGCCCTTTCAGCCTCATGTGCACAAACTTGCAATGACCAGGGAAGTAGCATGTTGGGGATTTGGTTATGATTCGTCTTCAGATGATTACAAGGTTATAGCAGGGTTCATGAAAAAATTTGATTCAAAGCGGACGAGTTTTCTCGTGTTAACATTGAAATCGAATACTTGGAAAGTTATTGGACAAGTAAAGTATAGTATTTATGAAGGTAGATCCGGTGTCTTTTATGGTGGGGCACTTCACTGGTTCATGACTCATAAAAATCTCAAGAAAGTAATTATTTCTTTGGATTTATCTACAGAGGAATTCAAAGAAATTCCCATGCCAGAtgtttatatgttatattttgaCAGTTATAGACTAGGGGTTATAGAAGAATGTCTATGCATATATTCGATCCGTTCCCCTCTGTCTACTAAGAAATGGGTAATGAAAAACAACAAGTGGGAACTATATATTGATAATCATTGTCAGACCAAGTATGATGTTGCACACTACTTTCCGATTAGGAAGGAATCACACATGACGAGTAGATATTATGTTGATGATGGTACCCCTGTGCCCATCAATGGGGACTATATTCGTGCTAGTATATTTGTCAAGAGCCTCGTATCTCCCCATCcccatgttaatcatgataataataataatcattatGATGAGCACAAGAGAATTGCCAAG CAGGTGCAGGAAGTTACTGAGAGTGTTGAAAGCGGTGCCAAGGGCCACAtaagaaaaaggaagaagaagaggaggaGCAAGAGGTCGTGTAAGCATAAAAAGCCTCTCGTTTGA